TACCCAGACACTTGTCCAAAactgatgggtcatgtgaaataaattCTATAACCACCCCCAGCCACATGTAGCTAAGTGGATGGTTACTATTGTCTGgatatgtacacatgttcatgaaatacaatcgATAGCCGTAATCAGCAATTGCAAGTGGCTTTCTGAGatgcaaataatattactacagaGATCATACACGTgccgttagctagcaagccagcaagctaacatttgctagctagctaacagtacgctttaacttgcaatgaatatgactttctgacaaaatttgaaACGAATAATATCTGAGAATGTAGCTACACTATTACCAGTATACATGGATGAATACTTCATGGCAGCgtgtcttttctgtttggtttgtagcaagctacagcttgtttggcccgttgttgtgtcaagtcacttcggttcacactgactgtgtgcagaaagtagtccatcacaacttttcccCACTAATCTTTGTCAATAGCACCTAATAATTTCTGGGCAACAATGTTGTTGAGCGCAGTAGCAACACATTTGCAGATCTCCATGGCTAGcattatatctttcaaaaaagccacTGTAGCAAGGATTATTGACACATAccgagcagctcatgttatagacagaagtgtgctacATATCAGACCAAcacaaactcatctctcggcatgtacAGCCCATTCATTagcccattcattatctcagccaatcatggctagcgggaagatatttttccatggctaaaccaactaggctcctaatttaacaattgtattcatatttacagatggcatacaagtttgttatgaaggcacatgacagttcacatgttccaggaggcatttctgaaagaaaaaaatgcaaatgcctctcctgtgaagtagtgacgtgcgacatacacCTAGCTTTTTGAAGCTGGTCACATATGTGCTCGTGACCGTCTGGTTGCGAATCCTGGACCCACTTTACTCCTTCTACACTGTCCTATCTCTTCAATAATTTGTAAGAAATGATATAAAGATGACTCAAAACAATATCTTTTTCACCACCAGAGCCTAGCTTTAAACCACAAGATTCAGACACACCCAGTTCTACGTGAGATCACCATGCTTGGTTATGGTACCATGGTTTCCAAATACTGTGTTGAATATCCCAACTGCCATGCTGAACTTGTGAAGGTAAACTGGATGTATTTTCCTATAAtcaatttacatttgagtcacttagcagatgctcttacgaTAGCTAGGTGAGATAACAACATATCACAATCGtatcaagtacattttccctcaaaaagatttatcagcaaagtcagtgctagtgggatactcttcaaagaggtagggtttcagacatTTTCGAAAGATGTCATCTCACGTATATGATGATCTACTGATTGAGGTTATTcaaacatatctactgtacatGTCTTCCCACAGCCCATCCACGAACTTGCTGTTGAGGCTGTTGCTAATAGGAAATTTGAGGAACTCTCCATGCTTCTTAAAGTTCTGGGTAATGCTGGCCATCCTGCTAGCATTAAACCAATCACAAAGCTCCTGCCCGTGTTTGGAACTGCAGCTGCTGCTCTGCCCCTGAGAGTCCAGGCTGATGCAGTCTTGGCCCTGAGGAACATTGCTAAGAGGGAGCCTAGAATGGTGAGTACAGTCCCTCCATTAAATTGCAAATGACAACATCATCATTCTCATTGGCGAAGTCCATTCAAATCTCTGCATTATTGTTGTGAATTAGGTCCAGGAAGTTGCTGTGCAGTTGTTCATGGACAAGGCTCTCCACCCAGAGCTCCGCATGCTTGCCTGCATTGTTCTGTTTGAGACAAAGCCCCCAATGGGCCTGGTGATTACTTTAGCTAACATTCTGAAAACAGAGGAAAATCTGCAGGTGGCTAGCTTCACCTACTCTCACATGAAGTCCCTGACCAGGAGCACTGTCCCTGACTTTGCCTCAGTGTAAGAGCACTCTTTCACCTTTACATGTCATTAAATCTCTCTCAATTTCTATAGAATCAGGTTGAATAACATAGGTACTATTCCTTCATTTTAGTGCTGCTGCCTGCAATGTTGCTGTCAAGATGCTCAGCAACAAATTTAGAAGATTGAGCTGCCACTTCAGTAAAGCCCTCCACCTGGATGCCTATAGCAGTAAGGAACTGTCCACAAGCAAGCCCCTAGCCTCCATATATCTTCCTTGGCTTGCAATGACTGACCCATAGCATCATTCACTAAATATCAACAAAGTCAATCATTAACAGTCATTTTTCCCATCTTAAAGGTCCCCAGAGGATTGGTGCTGCTGCCAGTGCTTTCTACATCAACGATGCTGCCACCATTTTCCCCAGAACCGTCGTGGGCAAAGCTCGCACCTACTTTGCTGGAGCAGCTGCTGATGTTCTTGAGGTGAAGGTGTTTTTTCAAAGTTCGTTGAAATGATAATGATTGAGTACATTTAAAACACTTTTTAACTGTTCAAGCTTAATGTCTGCCCCTTAGGTTGGAGTGCGAACTGAGGGCATCCAGGAGGCTCTTCTGAAAATCCCCACAGATCCTGAAAATGTTGACAGGATCACCAAGATGAAGCGTGTCATTAAGGCTGTAAGTATCAACGATCACTACGTTACACATTTATCTTAAATTGCTTCAATCCCTGTAgatttttaaattaaattgatCAATCAGGTTTGCTTTACTCGTCTATCCACAGCTGTCTGACTGGAGGTCCCTAACCACAAGCAAGCCCCTAGCCTCCATATATGTGAAGTTCTTTGGACAGGAAATTGCCTTTGCCAACATCGACAAGTCCTTCATCGATCAGGCACTTCAGGTACAACAAATTATATAACTTAATAGTCTCCAAAAGTATTCATAAAACATTCACAGTTGAGGGACAAAACAGCTAAACCTAATATTATCCCACAGCTTGCCAACAGTCCTTCTGCACACGCTTTGGGAAAAAAGGCCTTGAAGGCACTGTTGGCTGGAGCAACTTTCCAGTATGCTAAGCCCCTGCTGGCTGCAGAGGTGCGTCGCATCTTCCCCACCGTTCTTGGTTTGCCCATGGAGCTAAGTTTCTACACTGCTGCTGTCGCTAAAGCAGACCTCAATGGTAACTATATCATAATAGTTCTTGCTAAGTAATTAGTAGTTCTTCCCTGGATCTCTGATCTCCCATATGAATGTGCtttatctttatgtacatattccgTGCCACTCTGAAACCTGCTCTGCCTGAAACCTTCCATGTTGCCCAGCTATTGAAAACAAACATTCAGCTACATGCCGAAGTTAGGCCAAGGTAAGTATAAGACCAATATTTTCTGATGACATCATTAGTACCACAAATCTTGGTAAATTTAACAAATGTCTCCTCTTCCTGTAGCATTGTCATGCATACATTTGCTGTGATGGGAGTGAACACTGCATTCATCCAGACTGCTATTATTGCAAGAGCTAAGGTCCACACAATTGTCCCTGCAAAATTGTCAGCAGAGCTTGACATCGCTCATGGCAACTTCAAGATTGAAGCTTTACCTGTTTCCGCTCCTAAATATATTGTTGCCACACAGTAAGGGCAATCTTTTTCTTGGTCAGAAAAGAGGATGTAATAGCTGTTTACATTAAGTTCATATTTTTTTAACACGGCTGCCGCACTACAGTTTTCTTGAGATCTATGTTCCTTCAAACAGCATTGAGACCTTTGCTGTGGCAAGAAATGTGGAGGATTTCCCAGCTGAGAGAATAACTCCCATGATTCCTGCCCAAGGAGTAGCAAGAAGCGCACAGCAGTCCAGGGAGAAGTTTACATCTATGATTGCAGCCTCTGCTGCCTCTTTTGCTGGAAGTTTGGTGAGTTTGTATGAAATACTTGTTCAAAACTAAATTCACACAAGAATTGCCAATCAGAAATTATTAACCACAGACCCCAGACATTTGATACATTTTGTGAATTTATATAATTTTTTCAGTCAAGATCTTCCGAGATCATCTATTCTGATTCGCCATCCAAGTTCAAGCCCATCACACGGATTGAGGAGACAATCTGTGTCGAAAGGCTTGGAGTCAATGCATGCTTTGAATTTGATTCTGAGAATGCTGCCTTCATCAGAAACACTCTTTTCTACAAAATGATTGGAAAGCATTCAGTCCTTATTTCTGCGAAACCATGTAAGCATTAATTTGATAATAAGCAAAATTCAGCATATACTTGCAACAATTTGTTTAGCTATTTCTAATGCGTTCCATTTTTAGCAGCATCTGAACCCGCCATCGAGAGGCTGGAGTTTGAAGTGCAAGTTGGACCCAAGGCTGCAGAAAAGATTATCAAAGTCATCACCATGAACGAAGAGGACGAAGCTCCAGAGGGAAAAACTGTACTGTTGAAGCTCAAGAAAATTCTGGTGCCTGATCTGAAGAATTCCTCCAGTTCCAGCAGCTCTCGTTCCAGCAGCTCTCGCTCTAGTAGTTCCCGCTCTAGCAGCAGCTCTTCCAGCTCCTCCAGCACTCGCCTCTCCAAGGTAAGGCTACTGTTTCTCACAAAACTCTTTGAGTCAGATATTTATGGAGGTGACAAACAAGGCACACACTTGTTGCAAACATACATAGATGTTAAAAATGTGAAGAGAATTTATTGAATGTAATGGTATTTTTACCCAAATAGCCTTACGACCCCAACGACGACAACCCCAACGACCGCAAATTCAACAGGTATCACAAGGTACAATATTGAGGAATTTTCATCTACGGTATGGTttacaaaaataaatgtttgtagAAAAGTATTTCCGTAAATACCCTGATGATTTGTTTTGCTGTTTGTTTGCAGGACTCTCAAGCCACCTCCAATATAATCTCCAGAAGCAAGAGCAGTGCCTCTAGCTTCCATGCCATCTACAAGCAGGTGACACTTCACCATCATAACTTGAGTCAAGATAATCATCTCTTTCATTGTGTGCCATTGGGAGAGAGCGCAGAGATGAATTAAGCTTTAAAATGTGTTTCTCTTCTCAGGCCAAATTCCTTGGCAATACTCTCGCCCCTAAGGTGACCATCCTCTTCCGTTTAGTGAGAGCTGACGATAAGAATGAGGGATACCAGGTTACTGCTTACTTGAACAAAGCTACTTCCAGACTGCAGATCATTCTGGCTGCCCTTGATGAGAACGACAACTGGAAACTGTGTGCTGATGGTGTTGTGCTCAGCAAACACAAAGTCACTGTAAGATCAAATATCTTGTAAATAGTGCTACAATATAAGTTTTCTGAtcgttttttttattgtttaggTTGTACTGTGGGTAGCAATAATCACTATTGTATACTAAAAAAAAAGTACACTATTTTGTTCTCCTAATTAGGCCAAGATTGCTTGGGGTGCAGAGTGCAAGGAATATAACACCTTTATCACTGCTGAGACTGGTCTTGTTGGTCCAAGCCCTGCAGTTCGTCTGAGGTTGTCTTGGGACAGACTCCCCAAGGTTCCCAAGGCTGTTTGGCACTGTGTTAGGATGTACGGTTACTCATTTGTAATTTACTAGTGATAGCTGAATAATGTTACAGAACAAATCAAGAACAACTTCTGATTTGTGTAACCTTTTCTCTTCTAGCGTGTCTGAATACATCCCTGCGTACATCCCATCTTACCTGGCTGAATTGgttccaatgcaaaaaaacaaaaatagtGAGAAACAGATTCAATTAACTATGATTGCAACATCTAAAACGACCCTGGATGTCATTCTGAAAGCACCCAAGGTGAGGAACATTGTTTTTCCCACAATAGCATTTTCTGCTGTTTTATTTCCCCAGACTTCTCTTCTTGGTTGACTGTTTCTGATGAGGATTTGTGTATCTAAATCACAGATGACACTGTATACACTGGGTGTGACCCTCCCCTGTTCTCTGCCCATTGGGTCTGAGACTGATCTTACTCCCTTTGATGACAACATTGTTAACAAAATCCACTACttgttttctgatgtcaacgcaGGTAAGCAGAAacaataaaaaaactgaaaaacaaaacaatgtcACAGAAAATGGAAAGTTACAACATTAAAAAAGGCAAGGAAGGTATAAATTAACACTATTGTTTTCCAGTTCAATGTAGCATGGTCAGAGACACATTGACCACATTTAACAACAGGAAGTACAAGACCAAGATGCCTCTCTCTTGCTACCAAGTTTTGGCTCAGGATTGCACCATAGAGCTCAAATTCATGGTCCTGCTGAAGAAGGATCACGCATCTGAACAAAACCACATCAATGTGAAAATCTCTGACATGTGAGTATAGAAAACAATTGCTTTTGACACAAATATATTTCTTAGTTCCATCAATAACATAATGTATGAAATGTTATCTTTGACACTTCCAGTGATATCGACCTGTACACTGAGGACAATGATGTGATAGTGAAGGTCAATGGAATGGAAATTTCCAACGACAACCTCCCATACCAGGACCCCTCAGGTTTCTCATGCTCCTTCAACTTTATTTATCAACATCACAATAACTAGAATAATCTAATGTAATAAGTAATCTAATCTAAGTAATAAGATAATAGAAAATGGCCTCATCCATAAACCACAACATTGTTTATTTTCTTGCCTAAGGTTCTATCAAGATCAAACGGAAGGGTGAAGGCGTGTCTCTCTATGCCCCAAGCCACGGTCTCCAAGAAGTCTACTTTGATAAGGACTCATGGAAGGTGTTTGGAATCTTATGTCATAATATCAATAATACTGTATCATTCAATTTATGAATAGCATATTACTTGTTTAAAGGGTACTGAAACATAAGCTACAGTCGTTCTAAGTTGTATGATTTTGGCACTCAGATTAAAGTTGTGGACTGGATGAAGGGACAGACCTGTGGACTCTGTGGAAGGGCTGATGGCGAAGACAGACAGGAGTACCGTACACCCAGTGGCCGCCTGACCAAGA
This genomic window from Salvelinus namaycush isolate Seneca chromosome 8, SaNama_1.0, whole genome shotgun sequence contains:
- the LOC120052141 gene encoding vitellogenin-like — its product is MAKSETIDAIWAEFKDKPAYRNTFFFRHWILDAVPYIGSSVSVRFIKEKFLAGDITIFEAVQAVVAAVHMVAADLDTVKLFESLALNHKIQTHPVLREITMLGYGTMVSKYCVEYPNCHAELVKPIHELAVEAVANRKFEELSMLLKVLGNAGHPASIKPITKLLPVFGTAAAALPLRVQADAVLALRNIAKREPRMVQEVAVQLFMDKALHPELRMLACIVLFETKPPMGLVITLANILKTEENLQVASFTYSHMKSLTRSTVPDFASVAAACNVAVKMLSNKFRRLSCHFSKALHLDAYSSPQRIGAAASAFYINDAATIFPRTVVGKARTYFAGAAADVLEVGVRTEGIQEALLKIPTDPENVDRITKMKRVIKALSDWRSLTTSKPLASIYVKFFGQEIAFANIDKSFIDQALQLANSPSAHALGKKALKALLAGATFQYAKPLLAAEVRRIFPTVLGLPMELSFYTAAVAKADLNVRATLKPALPETFHVAQLLKTNIQLHAEVRPSIVMHTFAVMGVNTAFIQTAIIARAKVHTIVPAKLSAELDIAHGNFKIEALPVSAPKYIVATHIETFAVARNVEDFPAERITPMIPAQGVARSAQQSREKFTSMIAASAASFAGSLSRSSEIIYSDSPSKFKPITRIEETICVERLGVNACFEFDSENAAFIRNTLFYKMIGKHSVLISAKPSASEPAIERLEFEVQVGPKAAEKIIKVITMNEEDEAPEGKTVLLKLKKILVPDLKNSSSSSSSRSSSSRSSSSRSSSSSSSSSSTRLSKPYDPNDDNPNDRKFNRYHKDSQATSNIISRSKSSASSFHAIYKQAKFLGNTLAPKVTILFRLVRADDKNEGYQVTAYLNKATSRLQIILAALDENDNWKLCADGVVLSKHKVTAKIAWGAECKEYNTFITAETGLVGPSPAVRLRLSWDRLPKVPKAVWHCVRIVSEYIPAYIPSYLAELVPMQKNKNSEKQIQLTMIATSKTTLDVILKAPKMTLYTLGVTLPCSLPIGSETDLTPFDDNIVNKIHYLFSDVNAVQCSMVRDTLTTFNNRKYKTKMPLSCYQVLAQDCTIELKFMVLLKKDHASEQNHINVKISDIDIDLYTEDNDVIVKVNGMEISNDNLPYQDPSGSIKIKRKGEGVSLYAPSHGLQEVYFDKDSWKIKVVDWMKGQTCGLCGRADGEDRQEYRTPSGRLTKSSVSFAHSWVLPSESCRDESECLMTFESVKLEKQVIVDAQESKCYSVEPVLRCLPGCLPVRTTPITIGFHCLPVDSNLNRSEGLSSIYEKSVDLSEKTEAHVACRCSEQCI